One Henriciella litoralis genomic window carries:
- a CDS encoding HAD hydrolase-like protein yields the protein MTDSDLKGWTIIFDLDGTLVDTAPDLHRALNHCLVKAGYAEVPFDVIDSLIGHGAKAMIVEGLASQGITLDEAEIEPVWSSFLDFYRQHICDLSRPYDGVEKALQNLSERGAQFAVCTNKTQDLAIRVLDGLELSRWFEAVRGADAVAQKKPDGGHILETLDAAGGHLEKSIMIGDSQTDERAARNAGLPFIFVSFGYGPAPEMSADKTAASFAELPALIRELALRPPQPSRR from the coding sequence ATGACAGACAGTGACCTGAAAGGCTGGACGATCATCTTTGATCTCGACGGAACCCTGGTCGACACCGCTCCGGATTTACACCGGGCCCTCAACCACTGCCTTGTTAAGGCCGGCTACGCAGAAGTCCCGTTTGATGTGATTGATTCCCTCATCGGGCACGGGGCCAAAGCGATGATTGTTGAAGGGCTCGCATCACAAGGCATTACGCTGGATGAGGCCGAAATCGAGCCTGTCTGGAGCTCGTTTCTAGACTTTTACAGACAGCATATCTGCGACCTCAGCCGGCCATATGATGGCGTCGAAAAAGCACTGCAGAACTTGTCGGAACGCGGCGCCCAATTCGCTGTCTGCACGAACAAGACGCAGGATCTGGCCATCAGGGTCCTGGATGGCCTTGAACTAAGTCGGTGGTTTGAAGCGGTTCGTGGCGCCGATGCCGTCGCACAGAAAAAACCCGACGGCGGGCATATCCTCGAGACGCTCGATGCCGCAGGCGGTCATCTCGAAAAGAGCATCATGATTGGCGACAGCCAGACAGACGAAAGGGCAGCCCGGAATGCCGGACTGCCCTTCATATTTGTCAGTTTTGGATATGGGCCCGCCCCGGAAATGTCAGCAGATAAAACTGCTGCGTCATTTGCCGAGCTTCCGGCCCTGATCCGGGAGTTGGCGCTTAGGCCGCCTCAACCATCGCGTCGTTAG
- a CDS encoding HU family DNA-binding protein: MNKGELTKAVAESAGMSQADAGKAVDAVFDTISGAVKSRKQVAIAGFGTFHAKTRGAREGRNPATGETIQIAEKTSGAFKPASALKDI, from the coding sequence ATGAACAAGGGTGAACTTACAAAAGCCGTCGCAGAATCTGCTGGCATGTCTCAAGCAGACGCCGGCAAGGCGGTAGACGCAGTTTTCGACACCATCTCCGGCGCGGTCAAAAGCCGTAAGCAGGTGGCAATTGCAGGCTTCGGCACGTTCCACGCGAAAACGCGCGGCGCACGCGAAGGACGCAACCCGGCAACGGGCGAAACGATCCAGATTGCCGAGAAGACCTCAGGTGCTTTCAAGCCAGCTTCGGCTCTGAAAGACATCTAG
- a CDS encoding class II 3-deoxy-7-phosphoheptulonate synthase: protein MTWKPDSWRTKPAKHIPEDYPDVAALADVEKRLKAFPPLVFAGEVRRLKQSLANVSAGEAFLLQGGDCAESFKEFSADNIRDTLRVMLQMAVVLTFAASKPVVKVGRLAGQFGKPRSSPVETIDGVTLPSYRGDNINGMDFTPESRTPDPDRLITSYSQSASTLNLVRAFSQGGYADLANVHRWMLGFVDRSPQGERYSALADRISDALSFMNACGVNSQSVPQMAQVDVYTSHEALLLGFEEAMTRVDSTSGDWYDTSAHMLWIGHRTRQIDHAHVEFCKGVRNPLGIKCGPGLETDELLRLIDTLNPNDEAGRITLISRFGSDGVAEGMPPLVRAIKKSGRNVVWSCDPMHGNVLKTASGFKTRPVDRILSEVSQFIDIVSAEGCYPGGVHFEMTGQDVTECIGGAQAISEADLSSRYHTHCDPRLNGEQALELAFLIAEKLQHMKEAVSAEARATG, encoded by the coding sequence ATGACGTGGAAACCAGATAGCTGGAGAACCAAACCAGCCAAACATATTCCGGAAGACTATCCGGACGTTGCCGCTCTGGCAGATGTCGAGAAGCGCCTGAAAGCGTTTCCTCCGCTTGTGTTTGCAGGTGAAGTGCGCCGTCTGAAGCAGAGCCTTGCAAACGTTTCGGCTGGCGAAGCTTTCCTTTTGCAGGGCGGCGACTGCGCTGAGAGCTTCAAGGAGTTCAGCGCGGACAATATCCGCGACACGCTGCGCGTGATGTTGCAGATGGCTGTGGTTCTGACGTTCGCGGCCTCCAAGCCAGTTGTGAAAGTTGGTCGACTTGCGGGTCAGTTCGGCAAGCCTCGCTCCTCACCCGTTGAAACCATTGATGGTGTCACGCTGCCATCTTATCGCGGCGATAATATCAACGGGATGGATTTCACGCCGGAGTCGCGTACGCCGGATCCGGATCGACTGATTACAAGCTATTCCCAATCGGCATCGACGCTGAACCTGGTTCGCGCCTTCTCACAAGGCGGCTATGCGGACCTCGCGAACGTGCACCGCTGGATGCTCGGCTTCGTGGATCGCTCGCCTCAGGGGGAGCGCTACAGCGCCCTGGCAGACCGCATCAGCGACGCCCTTTCATTCATGAATGCCTGCGGTGTGAACTCACAAAGCGTTCCGCAAATGGCGCAAGTGGATGTCTATACGTCCCATGAGGCCCTTTTGCTGGGCTTTGAAGAGGCCATGACGCGTGTCGATTCGACCTCCGGCGACTGGTACGACACCTCGGCTCACATGCTGTGGATTGGTCACCGGACGCGCCAGATTGATCATGCGCATGTCGAGTTCTGCAAAGGCGTCCGCAATCCGCTTGGCATTAAATGTGGCCCAGGCCTCGAAACCGATGAACTGCTGCGTCTGATCGATACGCTGAACCCGAATGATGAAGCTGGACGAATTACGCTGATTTCGCGCTTTGGGTCTGATGGCGTTGCTGAAGGGATGCCGCCACTTGTCCGGGCGATCAAGAAGAGCGGGCGCAATGTTGTCTGGTCATGTGACCCGATGCACGGAAACGTTCTAAAAACGGCAAGTGGCTTCAAAACCCGGCCAGTTGACCGGATCCTGTCCGAAGTCAGCCAGTTTATCGATATCGTGTCGGCCGAAGGATGTTATCCGGGCGGCGTGCATTTCGAGATGACGGGGCAGGATGTCACCGAGTGTATTGGCGGCGCCCAGGCCATCTCAGAAGCTGACTTGTCATCGCGATACCACACGCATTGCGATCCGCGTCTCAATGGCGAGCAAGCGCTTGAACTGGCCTTCCTGATCGCTGAGAAGCTGCAGCACATGAAAGAAGCCGTTAGCGCAGAAGCCCGCGCAACAGGCTGA
- the rpiA gene encoding ribose-5-phosphate isomerase RpiA, whose amino-acid sequence MAFEREKENAAVAALEFVEDGMTIGLGTGSTAKFFVEALAEEVADGLMVKGVPTSEETRRLAESLGITLLPVEQVDRIHVTVDGADEVDGDAQLIKGGGAALLREKIIANASDLMIVIADPSKQVEVLGAFPLPVEVTPFGFTITAKKVYDALQAAGVNRPRIEVRTGGGNKPVITDGGNFILDCRCSVIPDVPKAAALLSTIPGVVEHGLFIGLARTVIIGSDDGASIFEY is encoded by the coding sequence ATGGCGTTCGAACGAGAAAAAGAAAATGCCGCAGTCGCGGCGCTCGAATTTGTCGAAGACGGCATGACGATCGGGCTTGGCACAGGCTCCACAGCAAAATTCTTTGTGGAAGCGCTGGCCGAAGAGGTCGCTGATGGCCTGATGGTCAAAGGTGTACCGACCAGCGAGGAAACACGGCGTCTGGCCGAGTCGCTGGGCATAACGCTGCTTCCGGTTGAGCAGGTCGATAGAATTCACGTCACGGTCGATGGCGCGGACGAAGTCGATGGAGATGCGCAGCTGATCAAAGGCGGTGGGGCGGCGTTGCTGCGCGAGAAGATTATCGCAAATGCCAGCGACCTGATGATTGTCATCGCAGATCCGTCAAAGCAGGTTGAAGTGCTTGGTGCCTTTCCGCTGCCTGTGGAAGTGACCCCATTTGGTTTCACGATCACAGCGAAGAAAGTTTACGACGCGCTTCAGGCGGCAGGCGTCAATCGCCCGAGGATTGAAGTGCGGACAGGTGGTGGCAACAAACCTGTGATCACCGATGGCGGAAATTTCATCCTGGATTGTCGCTGCTCTGTTATTCCGGATGTGCCCAAAGCGGCAGCGTTGCTGTCGACGATACCGGGTGTCGTAGAACATGGGCTTTTCATCGGACTGGCAAGAACAGTGATCATCGGCAGCGATGATGGGGCATCGATATTTGAATACTGA
- the glmU gene encoding bifunctional UDP-N-acetylglucosamine diphosphorylase/glucosamine-1-phosphate N-acetyltransferase GlmU, with protein sequence MKERAAIILAAGQGTRMKSALPKVLHKIGGRPMLDWSIALARKVGCTRIVTVVSKDSDALSAHVLKALGDGSVAVQDPPMGTGHAVQAAHSNIQGFDGHVIVLYGDTPLISPASVEALFESLDAGAKVGVLGFEAATPGAYGRLVTNDEGDLEKIVEAKEATPEELAIQLCNSGVMAVRSGDLFQLLDDVTNDNAKGEYYLTDIVGLARKSGGRCAVVRCPENEVMGVNSKAELARAEAVFQAGRRQDMLDAGVTLTGPETVFFSFDTEIEPDVIVEPNVVFAPNVHVMKGATIRAFSHLEGAIVREDAEVGPYARLRPGADIGRGARIGNFVEVKKTRVGDGAKANHLAYLGDGFIGANANIGAGTIFCNYDGFLKYETRIGEGAFVGSNSALVAPVSVGDGAIVGSGSVITDDVTAGALAVGRGRQIEKQGWAEAFRSRKRAEKKAKG encoded by the coding sequence ATGAAAGAACGGGCAGCAATCATCCTGGCGGCCGGGCAGGGCACGCGCATGAAATCGGCGCTTCCAAAGGTGCTCCACAAGATCGGTGGCCGTCCCATGCTCGACTGGTCAATTGCGCTCGCGCGGAAAGTTGGCTGCACGCGTATCGTCACCGTGGTGAGTAAGGATTCGGATGCACTGTCTGCGCACGTCCTCAAAGCACTCGGGGATGGATCGGTTGCTGTACAAGATCCTCCGATGGGCACCGGACATGCGGTGCAGGCGGCGCATTCCAATATTCAAGGCTTCGATGGCCATGTGATCGTGCTCTACGGCGATACACCGCTAATCTCTCCCGCTTCGGTCGAGGCTCTCTTCGAAAGCCTTGATGCGGGCGCGAAGGTTGGTGTGCTTGGTTTTGAGGCGGCTACGCCTGGCGCGTACGGCCGGCTTGTGACCAATGACGAGGGTGACCTTGAAAAGATTGTGGAGGCCAAGGAAGCCACGCCGGAAGAGCTGGCCATTCAGCTCTGCAATTCCGGCGTGATGGCTGTCAGGTCCGGCGACCTCTTCCAGCTATTGGACGACGTCACAAATGATAATGCGAAAGGCGAGTATTATCTAACTGACATTGTTGGTCTGGCGCGCAAGAGCGGGGGAAGGTGTGCGGTTGTCAGGTGCCCCGAGAATGAAGTGATGGGGGTGAACTCCAAAGCTGAGCTGGCGCGCGCAGAGGCCGTGTTTCAGGCAGGCCGCCGGCAGGACATGCTGGACGCCGGCGTCACGCTAACGGGGCCGGAGACCGTGTTCTTCAGCTTCGATACCGAGATCGAGCCAGACGTTATTGTCGAGCCGAACGTGGTCTTTGCGCCAAATGTACACGTCATGAAAGGCGCAACGATCCGGGCGTTCTCACATCTTGAGGGCGCGATCGTTCGCGAAGATGCTGAGGTCGGGCCTTATGCGCGGCTTCGACCCGGCGCAGACATCGGGCGGGGCGCGAGGATTGGAAATTTTGTTGAAGTCAAAAAAACGCGGGTGGGTGATGGTGCAAAAGCCAATCACCTAGCCTATCTCGGCGATGGTTTCATTGGTGCGAACGCGAATATTGGTGCAGGTACCATCTTCTGTAATTATGATGGTTTTCTGAAGTACGAAACACGCATTGGAGAAGGCGCCTTTGTAGGCTCGAACAGCGCTCTGGTTGCGCCAGTTTCGGTAGGTGATGGCGCAATTGTGGGGTCCGGCTCCGTGATTACGGACGATGTCACGGCAGGCGCTCTTGCCGTCGGCAGGGGGCGTCAGATCGAGAAACAGGGTTGGGCCGAAGCATTCCGTTCGCGCAAGCGTGCAGAGAAAAAAGCCAAAGGCTAA
- a CDS encoding FAD-dependent oxidoreductase, with protein MTLHAVIMGAGLAGLSVALRLRQIGLDLTVLDRRERTTSPVSHSFAHRLSRDTLRGILSDPLVDLAIPVFPHRLSVLLLEKLAAEGISPQYQAPVQHVDWSRRALMVGGEEQTFDLLIDATGAARAGLRRLPGDTEVTIEAIDQASITYAIELQRSGNLHPKSGLSRVGDVGLACLFDESDACLTAGMRGRTARTPEALCQIADMVFGARLVPVSPETVRTYAFREMTRLILDGPDDLSFVSIGDALLQTDPVFGMGLQSLAMQLDVIEAYFSGADTPCESWQVLREEMESAVLPIWQGQVFAGALQAG; from the coding sequence GTGACCCTGCACGCTGTTATCATGGGCGCGGGGCTTGCCGGACTTTCGGTGGCCCTGCGCCTAAGGCAGATCGGTCTTGACCTGACAGTGCTGGACCGGCGTGAGCGGACCACATCGCCGGTCTCTCACTCTTTCGCGCATCGCCTCTCACGCGATACGTTGCGGGGCATCCTCTCCGACCCTCTCGTTGATCTGGCCATTCCGGTCTTTCCGCATCGCCTGTCCGTCCTCTTGCTGGAGAAGCTGGCAGCTGAGGGGATCTCGCCGCAGTATCAGGCCCCGGTCCAACATGTCGACTGGTCCCGCAGAGCGCTCATGGTTGGCGGCGAGGAACAGACATTTGATCTTCTCATCGACGCCACGGGGGCCGCCCGCGCCGGTCTGCGCCGTCTTCCCGGCGATACAGAAGTGACAATCGAAGCGATCGATCAGGCGTCGATCACTTATGCCATCGAGCTGCAACGCTCTGGCAATCTGCATCCGAAATCAGGCCTGTCCCGCGTCGGCGATGTGGGCCTGGCATGCCTCTTCGATGAGAGCGACGCCTGCCTGACGGCCGGCATGAGAGGGCGTACGGCACGGACGCCCGAGGCGCTTTGCCAGATTGCAGATATGGTGTTCGGGGCGCGCCTTGTGCCAGTAAGCCCTGAAACCGTCAGGACATATGCGTTTCGTGAAATGACTCGGCTCATTCTCGATGGCCCTGACGATCTGTCTTTCGTCTCCATAGGCGATGCGCTTCTGCAGACCGATCCGGTCTTCGGCATGGGTCTGCAATCCCTGGCGATGCAGCTTGATGTTATCGAAGCCTATTTCTCAGGAGCCGATACGCCGTGCGAGTCCTGGCAAGTGCTCCGCGAGGAGATGGAGTCCGCTGTTCTACCCATCTGGCAGGGCCAAGTTTTTGCCGGAGCGCTCCAGGCCGGGTGA
- a CDS encoding serine/threonine-protein kinase: MRNGNWRKITDLYLQLLEVPESDRAAHLDRLALAEEEKTALSRLLVANTQDADFFATGGAIEHHLQFLNAGETLGSWRILEMIGAGGMGEVYRVERADGHYNQIAALKRITLSDEAAFARFERERQILARLEHPNIGRLIDGGVDDKGAPYFVMELIEGQTLLDYAKGRRLNREQILQLFLKVCSALSHAHGRFVLHRDLKPTNIMVNTSGEVKVIDFGVAGLVEQGDQDLRAPMTLQYAAPEQLDGRESSVQTDIFSLGLTLAELLTADAPAALDPGNRVRLDGLPADLAAILKKATDPDVSERYESVDALASDIRNFRTHRPVMARHPNTLYKGVLFMRRNVMAVGLVCVLCAGFVGVSWQYVKAERERDVALHERERLRTMQAATFLMFSEAGNGGGEKTAGSLILKAAEQAKADFESDPEKAAPVLQMFGEMLFLINDYTSAEPLLRLVSDLPVKSGNEDMIARASHDLANVYLRSGKVEQAGGALERALEIWKSDPAQYHDQILGAALIESQLMAETGDLEQAEALLSESLPRRIAFSGETSLETAILLTNIGVARMRLGNIEGALRSSERARDVFNAIERLDTPDGLNAMNNLATLYHISGRLEEAEAAYLATLDIRQKLYGPSTALAVLMSNYGKLKLQQEKTAEAALLLSNAVEMADEFSGASSPAALAARFGLIEALANSEQIEEAEAVLTDVSISLNDAGITSGAYMGLFYVASAQVAAAKGDPSAALASLDAADQFFAEMGAPAARYAAKAQQVRDSLNQDVAGTPL, from the coding sequence ATGAGAAACGGGAACTGGAGAAAGATCACTGATCTCTACCTGCAACTTCTGGAGGTGCCAGAATCAGATCGCGCAGCCCACCTCGACCGCCTGGCTCTTGCCGAAGAAGAGAAGACAGCGCTGAGCCGCCTGCTTGTCGCAAATACGCAGGATGCAGATTTTTTCGCCACCGGCGGGGCCATCGAACATCACCTTCAATTTCTCAATGCAGGCGAGACGCTCGGCAGCTGGCGCATTCTAGAGATGATCGGTGCCGGTGGAATGGGCGAGGTGTACCGTGTTGAGCGGGCCGACGGGCATTACAATCAGATCGCTGCACTCAAGCGCATCACTCTCTCGGATGAGGCCGCCTTCGCGCGCTTTGAACGTGAGCGCCAGATCCTCGCCCGGCTGGAGCATCCGAATATCGGCCGTCTGATCGATGGCGGGGTAGATGACAAGGGCGCTCCCTATTTTGTGATGGAGCTCATCGAAGGTCAGACCCTGCTTGACTATGCGAAGGGCCGCAGGCTGAACCGGGAGCAGATTCTTCAACTCTTTCTGAAAGTCTGTAGCGCACTTTCCCATGCTCATGGGCGCTTTGTGCTGCACCGGGACCTGAAGCCCACCAACATCATGGTCAACACCAGCGGAGAGGTGAAGGTCATCGATTTTGGCGTTGCCGGTCTGGTCGAGCAAGGCGATCAGGACCTTCGTGCGCCGATGACCCTTCAATATGCCGCCCCTGAACAGCTTGATGGTCGCGAGTCTTCTGTTCAGACGGATATTTTCAGCCTCGGCCTGACCCTCGCGGAGTTATTGACGGCCGATGCGCCAGCCGCCCTTGATCCCGGCAACCGAGTCAGGCTGGACGGGCTGCCCGCAGATCTCGCGGCCATCCTGAAAAAGGCGACCGACCCGGATGTGTCCGAACGCTATGAGAGTGTCGATGCGCTGGCATCCGATATTCGGAACTTCCGTACACATCGTCCCGTCATGGCCAGACACCCGAACACGCTTTACAAAGGCGTCCTGTTCATGCGCCGCAACGTGATGGCGGTCGGCTTGGTTTGCGTATTGTGTGCAGGCTTTGTCGGCGTCAGCTGGCAATATGTGAAGGCTGAGCGCGAGCGGGATGTTGCCCTACACGAACGCGAACGGCTGAGGACAATGCAGGCTGCGACCTTCCTCATGTTCTCCGAGGCAGGGAATGGCGGTGGCGAGAAGACGGCCGGGTCCCTGATCCTGAAGGCGGCCGAGCAGGCCAAAGCCGACTTTGAATCGGACCCTGAAAAGGCGGCCCCTGTGCTTCAGATGTTCGGGGAAATGCTCTTTCTGATCAATGATTACACCTCGGCTGAGCCATTGCTTCGGTTGGTTTCGGACCTCCCGGTCAAATCCGGCAATGAAGACATGATCGCTCGGGCCTCGCATGATCTCGCGAATGTCTACTTGCGGTCCGGCAAGGTGGAGCAGGCAGGAGGGGCGCTTGAGCGCGCGCTGGAGATCTGGAAATCCGATCCGGCACAGTATCATGATCAGATTCTGGGGGCCGCGCTGATCGAGTCGCAGCTGATGGCCGAAACTGGGGATCTTGAACAGGCCGAAGCCCTTTTGTCCGAAAGCCTTCCCCGACGTATCGCCTTTTCGGGCGAAACATCGCTGGAGACGGCCATACTCCTCACAAATATCGGTGTTGCCCGGATGCGGCTCGGCAATATTGAGGGGGCGCTCAGAAGTTCTGAGCGGGCCCGTGATGTTTTTAACGCGATCGAGCGCCTCGATACTCCTGATGGCCTTAATGCGATGAACAATCTCGCAACTCTCTATCATATCAGTGGCCGACTGGAGGAGGCTGAAGCGGCCTATCTGGCGACGCTGGATATCCGCCAGAAGCTCTACGGCCCGTCCACGGCGCTCGCTGTGCTTATGTCCAACTATGGAAAGCTGAAACTGCAGCAGGAAAAAACTGCTGAAGCTGCTCTCCTGCTGTCCAACGCCGTCGAAATGGCGGACGAGTTCAGCGGAGCGTCTAGCCCGGCGGCTCTTGCGGCACGTTTCGGCCTGATCGAAGCACTCGCCAATTCCGAGCAGATCGAAGAGGCGGAGGCCGTACTGACCGATGTCAGCATCAGCCTCAATGATGCCGGCATAACCAGCGGCGCTTATATGGGCCTTTTTTATGTGGCCAGCGCACAGGTTGCAGCTGCGAAGGGCGACCCTTCGGCAGCGCTTGCGTCACTCGATGCTGCGGATCAGTTTTTTGCGGAGATGGGAGCGCCTGCAGCGCGGTATGCCGCCAAGGCACAACAGGTGCGCGACAGTCTCAATCAGGATGTGGCTGGTACACCCCTCTGA
- a CDS encoding MATE family efflux transporter — translation MHRRRVWPAWARPSDITDLLRLSGPIAVSRAAMMLMGLTDVIVLGQNAPSELPFVLNSWLPIGVSLGLTMGLLLGVSVLTAELSGIGRGAETGRIFRRGMKFSLWFGALLTVGVVLLVGPMFTLLGFEADIASGTTAVSRILAYGLIGHMITHVAGSYLEALRRPLVVTAMMYFGVVVNLIIDLAVVAGWWGMPKMGAEGVAIATTGTRWFLVILFLIAVWKFTPAFRSSPDGPPGEARRQFSVGYGMAVSNVAEWGGFNFTFVVATWISTAATTVYGMAVHVIGFCFMAFLGLGTATSVRVAEAYGRKNSEQVREASRLGVVATVLIGLVLGLVVWVFRAPIAGVLVKSDAVVDGVTIRPELLPIIGFTAFVLVFDGLQNVASMALRAQNVIWPPTTVHLMSYFLIMIPATYYFGLVRGGGAIGMMQGVLLASVIAGALQLVLLERKAARRLKPTRRPA, via the coding sequence ATGCACCGGAGGCGGGTCTGGCCCGCCTGGGCAAGGCCAAGTGACATCACAGATCTGTTGCGGCTCTCAGGGCCGATCGCTGTCTCACGCGCGGCGATGATGCTTATGGGCCTGACGGACGTTATTGTCCTGGGCCAGAATGCGCCGTCAGAGCTTCCTTTTGTTCTGAACTCGTGGCTGCCCATTGGCGTCTCGCTCGGGCTAACCATGGGATTGCTGCTCGGCGTGTCCGTGCTGACGGCGGAGCTTTCTGGCATCGGGAGAGGGGCCGAGACTGGACGCATTTTCAGGCGCGGCATGAAGTTCTCACTATGGTTTGGCGCGCTATTGACTGTAGGCGTCGTGCTGCTGGTTGGGCCGATGTTCACGCTGCTCGGCTTCGAGGCCGATATCGCTTCTGGAACGACAGCTGTTTCGCGCATTCTCGCCTATGGTCTGATCGGCCATATGATTACGCATGTGGCGGGCTCGTATCTCGAAGCGCTCCGTAGGCCGCTTGTTGTGACCGCGATGATGTATTTCGGCGTTGTCGTGAACCTCATCATCGATCTTGCCGTTGTCGCAGGCTGGTGGGGCATGCCGAAAATGGGGGCAGAGGGGGTTGCCATTGCGACGACCGGGACGCGCTGGTTCCTGGTTATTCTGTTCCTGATTGCGGTCTGGAAGTTCACGCCCGCTTTCAGGTCATCGCCGGATGGGCCGCCGGGTGAAGCACGCCGCCAGTTCTCCGTTGGCTACGGCATGGCCGTGTCGAATGTGGCGGAGTGGGGCGGCTTCAATTTTACTTTCGTCGTTGCGACATGGATCAGTACCGCAGCCACGACCGTTTACGGCATGGCTGTGCACGTGATCGGTTTCTGCTTCATGGCATTTCTTGGCCTTGGCACAGCGACAAGCGTGCGTGTCGCGGAGGCTTATGGGCGAAAGAACAGCGAGCAAGTCCGCGAGGCTTCGCGGCTGGGCGTTGTTGCGACCGTCCTGATAGGGCTAGTGCTGGGACTCGTCGTATGGGTTTTCCGGGCGCCGATCGCTGGCGTGCTGGTGAAGTCGGATGCCGTCGTGGACGGCGTCACGATCCGGCCAGAACTCTTACCTATTATCGGGTTCACGGCGTTTGTTCTTGTCTTTGATGGCCTGCAGAACGTCGCTTCGATGGCGCTCAGAGCCCAAAACGTTATCTGGCCGCCGACGACCGTCCACCTCATGTCTTATTTTCTGATCATGATCCCGGCGACATATTATTTCGGTCTCGTTCGGGGCGGTGGCGCAATTGGGATGATGCAGGGCGTGCTGCTAGCTTCGGTTATTGCTGGCGCGCTGCAATTAGTTCTGCTCGAACGCAAAGCGGCGCGCCGGTTAAAACCAACGCGCCGCCCGGCATAG
- the gor gene encoding glutathione-disulfide reductase, with protein MSDTSYDYDLFVIGAGSGGVRAARIAAQAGARVAVAEEYRIGGTCVIRGCVPKKFMVYASDYGTKIDEAKKYGWKVEKGGFDFPEFMSNMNAEVDRLSGIYLRNLANAGVDVFEERAEFEDANTIVLSNSGKRFKAEKILIATGGTPWRPSPDELPGVEHTITSNEIFQLETLPKHIVIAGGGYIACEFAHIFAGLGVETCLVYRGDTVLNGFDWDVRTAVHEGLKDAGVRVITSTVFEEIKEVDGEACPYCITLSNGMELNADVIMMATGRRAATDGLGCDKAGVSLDSRGGVIVDEASRSSVPNIFAVGDVTNRIELTPVAIREGHAFADTMFGGKDWSFDHDNVASAVFTQPEVGTVGMTEAEARKAFDEVDIYKTRFKPMKTALHGGSERVLIKLVVNAADQKVVGVHIVSPDAGEMIQMIGVAIKMGATKEDFDRTCAVHPTIAEEIVTLRQKWVPETSPA; from the coding sequence ATGTCCGACACAAGCTATGACTACGACCTATTTGTTATCGGTGCTGGATCGGGTGGTGTAAGGGCCGCACGTATCGCGGCGCAGGCCGGCGCCAGGGTCGCGGTCGCAGAAGAGTACCGGATCGGCGGAACCTGCGTCATTCGCGGATGTGTGCCCAAGAAGTTCATGGTCTATGCAAGCGACTATGGCACCAAGATCGATGAAGCCAAAAAGTATGGCTGGAAGGTCGAGAAGGGTGGTTTTGATTTTCCGGAATTCATGTCGAACATGAATGCTGAGGTCGATCGCCTTTCCGGCATTTATCTCCGCAATCTTGCGAATGCCGGCGTCGACGTTTTTGAAGAGCGCGCTGAGTTTGAGGACGCAAATACGATTGTGTTGTCCAATAGCGGCAAGCGCTTCAAAGCGGAAAAAATCCTTATCGCGACCGGCGGAACGCCTTGGCGGCCGTCCCCCGACGAACTTCCGGGGGTTGAGCACACCATTACATCGAATGAGATCTTCCAACTCGAAACCTTGCCCAAGCACATTGTGATTGCTGGCGGAGGCTACATCGCCTGTGAGTTTGCGCACATCTTCGCGGGGCTGGGCGTTGAAACATGCCTCGTCTACCGCGGAGACACCGTGCTGAATGGATTTGACTGGGACGTTCGCACAGCAGTGCATGAAGGCCTGAAAGACGCAGGCGTACGCGTCATCACATCTACCGTTTTTGAAGAGATCAAAGAAGTTGATGGAGAGGCATGTCCCTATTGCATCACCTTGTCGAACGGCATGGAGTTGAATGCCGACGTGATCATGATGGCGACGGGGCGCCGGGCTGCGACCGATGGTCTTGGTTGCGATAAGGCAGGCGTGAGCCTCGATAGCCGAGGTGGCGTGATTGTTGACGAAGCATCTCGCTCGAGCGTTCCGAACATCTTTGCTGTTGGCGACGTGACCAATCGAATCGAACTGACGCCGGTTGCCATTCGTGAAGGACACGCATTCGCCGACACGATGTTCGGCGGCAAGGATTGGTCATTCGATCATGACAATGTTGCGTCTGCCGTTTTCACGCAGCCTGAAGTCGGAACTGTCGGCATGACAGAGGCTGAAGCGCGCAAGGCATTCGACGAGGTTGATATCTACAAGACGCGCTTCAAGCCAATGAAGACGGCGCTTCACGGCGGAAGTGAACGTGTTCTCATCAAGCTGGTCGTCAACGCGGCTGACCAGAAAGTCGTTGGCGTTCACATCGTCAGCCCCGATGCCGGCGAGATGATCCAGATGATTGGTGTAGCCATCAAGATGGGCGCCACGAAGGAAGACTTTGACAGGACGTGTGCTGTGCATCCGACGATCGCTGAGGAGATCGTGACGTTGCGCCAGAAATGGGTGCCGGAAACCAGTCCCGCCTAG